Proteins co-encoded in one Campylobacter ornithocola genomic window:
- a CDS encoding adenylyltransferase/cytidyltransferase family protein, translating into MITIITFGTFDLFHYGHLRILERASDLGDKLIVGVSSDMLNFAKKGRRPICNEHERMKIISALKCVNEVFLEESLELKEEYIKKYRADILVMGDDWKGKFDCFNKICDIVYLERTPSISTTEIIEMIKT; encoded by the coding sequence ATGATTACAATTATTACATTTGGAACTTTTGATTTATTTCATTATGGTCATTTGAGAATTTTAGAAAGAGCTAGTGATTTAGGTGATAAACTTATAGTGGGTGTTTCTTCGGATATGCTGAATTTTGCAAAAAAGGGAAGAAGGCCTATCTGCAATGAACATGAGAGAATGAAGATTATTTCAGCTTTAAAATGTGTTAATGAGGTTTTTTTAGAAGAGTCTTTAGAGCTTAAAGAAGAATATATTAAAAAATATCGAGCAGATATTTTAGTCATGGGTGATGATTGGAAGGGAAAATTTGATTGTTTTAATAAAATTTGTGATATTGTGTATCTAGAAAGAACACCTAGTATTTCCACTACTGAAATTATAGAAATGATTAAGACATGA
- a CDS encoding capsule biosynthesis protein, with the protein MQNDLLKKLKNLEILHSFKIVLILMAFVVFYYVFIAANRYVSESVLSVKSTTGDSGAITGIAAFLTNNSFSSEDITFLKSYIHSLDMLSILEEKIQIRELYQKQKLDFFYSISSSADQEDFLKYYQNRVKIIQENSANGLLRVEVEGFDPQSAHLIASTIVKESEKFINEISHKAARDQMQFAEEELLQFKKRYQKAKDELLAFQNKYGVFDPLKQAEGALKLIAELESKIAAKEAELLMMQSYINDNAPQIVTIKSEITALKKQLQKEKSKVSSPKSSQKLNDLAAKFQDLTIEAGFAESAYTAALKAYESARIEALRKIKQVVIVQSPSLPQSAKYPETLYNIFTAFMILSLIYGIVKFIKMIIEEHRY; encoded by the coding sequence ATGCAAAATGATTTATTAAAAAAACTTAAAAATTTAGAGATATTACATTCTTTTAAAATAGTATTAATTTTAATGGCATTTGTTGTGTTTTATTATGTTTTTATAGCAGCAAACCGCTATGTAAGCGAAAGCGTTTTAAGCGTGAAATCAACCACAGGAGATAGTGGTGCTATTACAGGTATTGCTGCATTTTTGACTAATAATTCTTTTTCAAGTGAGGATATAACTTTCTTAAAATCTTATATTCATTCTTTAGATATGTTAAGTATCTTAGAAGAAAAAATACAAATCCGTGAGTTATACCAAAAACAAAAACTTGATTTTTTTTATAGTATCTCTTCATCAGCTGACCAAGAGGATTTTTTAAAATATTATCAAAACCGTGTTAAGATCATTCAAGAAAACTCAGCTAATGGGCTTTTACGTGTAGAGGTAGAAGGTTTTGATCCGCAAAGTGCGCATTTGATAGCTTCAACTATAGTTAAAGAAAGTGAAAAATTTATCAATGAAATTTCACATAAAGCTGCAAGAGATCAAATGCAATTTGCCGAAGAAGAACTTTTGCAGTTTAAAAAAAGATATCAAAAAGCTAAAGATGAACTTTTAGCTTTTCAAAATAAATATGGAGTGTTTGATCCACTTAAACAAGCAGAAGGCGCTCTAAAGTTAATAGCTGAGCTTGAATCAAAAATAGCAGCCAAAGAAGCTGAGCTTTTGATGATGCAAAGTTATATAAATGATAATGCACCACAAATTGTCACTATAAAAAGTGAAATCACAGCCTTAAAAAAACAACTTCAAAAAGAAAAGTCTAAAGTTTCATCACCAAAGTCTTCTCAAAAACTTAATGATCTTGCGGCTAAATTTCAAGATCTAACCATTGAAGCGGGTTTTGCAGAAAGTGCTTATACAGCAGCTTTAAAAGCTTACGAAAGCGCAAGAATAGAAGCTTTAAGAAAAATAAAACAAGTAGTCATAGTTCAAAGTCCAAGCTTGCCACAAAGTGCTAAATACCCAGAGACTTTGTACAATATATTCACGGCTTTTATGATTTTGTCTTTGATTTATGGAATTGTTAAATTTATTAAAATGATTATAGAGGAGCATAGATACTAA
- the kpsM gene encoding capsule polysaccharide transporter KpsM: MFNVIHALFFRELKTRFGINKYLGYFWVIGEPMIVVLVITSIVAAIREFHHQIMPEGISIFLFLAVGIIPFFMFRSIITQLLNGIGANLALYAYKPVRPIHVFVARTMLEFCIYFTIFICVMFLAGWFLHMQVVPIHFLEVMFSLFLLVVFGFATGMCFAIAGHFAEPLKMALGYLNAILYWTSLVVFPVWIVPKPILDILYYNPILHIMELLKYNFFQNYPLLDDYNYYYPIACLSVVLFLGLFFYYFTREKLIAVR, translated from the coding sequence ATGTTTAATGTCATACATGCTCTTTTTTTTAGAGAGTTAAAGACAAGATTTGGTATTAATAAATATTTAGGTTATTTTTGGGTGATTGGAGAGCCTATGATAGTGGTTTTGGTAATTACTTCCATTGTGGCAGCTATTAGAGAATTTCATCATCAAATTATGCCCGAAGGTATTTCTATATTTTTATTTTTAGCAGTAGGAATTATACCTTTTTTTATGTTTAGAAGTATTATAACTCAACTTTTAAACGGCATAGGTGCAAATTTGGCTTTATATGCATATAAACCAGTAAGACCTATACATGTATTTGTTGCTAGAACTATGCTTGAATTTTGTATTTATTTTACTATTTTTATTTGCGTAATGTTTTTAGCGGGTTGGTTTTTGCATATGCAAGTTGTACCTATACATTTTCTAGAAGTGATGTTTTCGCTTTTTTTACTTGTGGTATTTGGTTTTGCTACGGGAATGTGTTTTGCTATAGCAGGACATTTTGCAGAACCTTTAAAAATGGCTTTAGGTTATTTAAATGCTATTTTATATTGGACTTCTTTGGTGGTGTTTCCTGTATGGATAGTTCCTAAGCCTATTTTGGATATTTTATATTACAATCCGATTTTGCATATTATGGAGCTTTTAAAATATAATTTTTTTCAAAATTATCCATTACTTGATGATTATAATTATTACTATCCTATTGCATGTTTGAGTGTGGTTTTGTTTTTGGGTTTGTTTTTTTATTATTTTACTAGAGAAAAGTTGATAGCGGTACGATGA
- a CDS encoding ABC transporter ATP-binding protein, whose translation MIKLINLTKSFPLRNGGRHYVFKNLSFEFPENCSIGLMGCNGAGKSTLMKLLSGSLLPDRGKIITNKKLSWPLGLAGAFQHRLSARDNARFVARVYGYKGKALEEKIKFVENFAELGKFFDEPMNTYSAGMSARISFGLSMAFDFDYYLIDEAGAVGDPKFREKSSKIYKEKLSRSKVIMVSHNVAEIKQWCDKIIFMQDGQATIYDDVDEGIAVYQGKINAK comes from the coding sequence ATGATAAAATTAATTAATTTAACTAAATCTTTTCCTTTGCGTAATGGTGGAAGGCATTATGTTTTTAAAAATTTAAGTTTTGAGTTTCCTGAAAATTGTAGTATTGGCTTGATGGGGTGCAATGGTGCAGGAAAATCTACTTTAATGAAACTTTTAAGTGGTTCATTGCTTCCTGATAGGGGTAAGATTATAACTAATAAAAAACTCTCTTGGCCTTTGGGTTTAGCAGGTGCGTTTCAACATAGACTTTCAGCAAGAGATAATGCACGTTTTGTAGCTAGGGTGTATGGTTATAAAGGAAAGGCTTTAGAGGAAAAGATTAAATTTGTTGAAAATTTTGCTGAACTTGGTAAATTTTTTGATGAACCTATGAATACTTACTCAGCAGGTATGAGTGCTAGAATATCTTTTGGTTTAAGTATGGCATTTGACTTTGATTATTATTTGATCGATGAAGCTGGAGCTGTAGGGGATCCTAAATTTAGAGAAAAAAGTTCTAAAATCTACAAAGAAAAACTAAGTAGGTCAAAAGTTATCATGGTTTCGCATAATGTAGCTGAAATTAAACAATGGTGTGATAAAATTATATTTATGCAAGATGGACAAGCTACTATATATGATGATGTAGATGAGGGTATAGCGGTGTATCAAGGAAAAATAAATGCAAAATGA
- a CDS encoding polysaccharide biosynthesis/export family protein yields the protein MKKIFLFLLLPLFLFSAVDVSQIAKIQNQPLAPSLEPQIINYDNNQSDFNQTQAPITKVFGAHLFNGNFTKFTQHVYNPDYKLAVGDRINVKIWGAVEFIQTLTVDSQGNIFIPKVGAINLLGVKNSALVQVITKAINKIYKSNVYVYADMDIYQNVSVFVTGNVNQPGLYQGLSSDSIIQYLDKASGINLEYGSFRDIQILRDNKVIKKVDLYDFLLKGQLDLFPFRMGDVILVGSVQKYVFVEGDVQKPFRFELSNDILNLEDIARVAGAKPIVTNAVVKSYRDDHKLHVDAYSKKQFLGVKLYNGDEIDFRPDYTAQNISISVEGEHSGLHSMVVKKGTTLAELAKMISVNEQSNVDALQVFRKSVAATQKQLIEAQLKELETLALTSSSVNAEQASIRATQAKTILEFIARAKQAQPKGQIVIDNVKAYNSIVLEEGDVVNVPSKNNLVLVQGEVSIPGAFVYMDKEKLRYYINLAGGFSDRADVSRVLVINANGKATKYSGRSSADIKAGDSILVLPKVDSQNLQIFSMLTQILYQIAIATNVVLNI from the coding sequence ATGAAAAAGATATTTTTATTTTTACTTTTACCTTTGTTTTTATTTTCAGCGGTAGATGTTTCTCAAATTGCAAAAATTCAAAATCAACCATTAGCTCCATCTTTAGAGCCACAAATTATAAATTATGATAACAACCAAAGTGATTTTAATCAAACTCAAGCTCCGATAACTAAAGTTTTTGGTGCACATTTGTTTAATGGAAACTTTACTAAATTTACCCAACATGTTTACAATCCTGATTATAAATTAGCAGTGGGTGATAGGATTAATGTAAAAATTTGGGGTGCGGTAGAGTTTATACAAACTTTAACAGTAGATTCTCAAGGAAATATTTTTATACCAAAAGTAGGCGCGATTAATCTTTTGGGTGTGAAAAATAGTGCTTTGGTACAAGTTATTACAAAAGCTATTAATAAAATTTATAAAAGCAATGTCTATGTATATGCGGATATGGATATTTATCAAAATGTATCGGTATTTGTTACAGGAAATGTGAATCAACCAGGCCTTTATCAAGGACTAAGTTCAGATTCTATTATACAGTATTTAGATAAAGCAAGTGGAATTAATTTAGAATATGGTAGTTTTAGAGATATTCAAATTTTAAGAGATAATAAAGTTATTAAAAAAGTAGATTTATATGATTTTTTACTTAAAGGTCAGCTTGATCTTTTCCCTTTTAGAATGGGTGATGTGATTTTAGTAGGTAGTGTACAAAAGTATGTTTTTGTAGAAGGAGATGTGCAAAAGCCTTTTAGATTTGAGCTCAGTAATGATATTTTAAATTTAGAAGATATAGCAAGGGTTGCAGGAGCTAAACCTATAGTAACTAATGCTGTAGTTAAAAGCTATCGAGACGATCATAAGCTTCATGTGGACGCTTACAGTAAAAAGCAGTTTTTGGGAGTGAAATTATATAATGGTGATGAGATAGATTTTAGACCTGATTATACAGCACAAAATATTAGTATTAGTGTGGAAGGCGAGCATAGTGGTCTACATTCAATGGTGGTAAAAAAAGGCACAACTTTAGCCGAGCTTGCTAAAATGATTTCAGTAAATGAGCAATCTAATGTTGATGCTTTGCAGGTATTTAGAAAAAGTGTAGCGGCTACTCAAAAACAACTTATCGAAGCTCAGCTTAAAGAACTTGAAACACTAGCCCTAACAAGTTCTTCAGTAAATGCTGAGCAAGCTAGTATTAGGGCAACACAAGCGAAGACGATTTTGGAATTTATTGCACGTGCAAAACAAGCCCAACCAAAAGGGCAAATCGTTATAGATAATGTTAAAGCGTATAATTCTATAGTGCTAGAAGAAGGTGATGTGGTAAATGTACCTAGTAAAAATAATCTTGTTTTAGTTCAGGGTGAGGTTTCTATACCAGGTGCGTTTGTGTATATGGATAAAGAAAAATTAAGATATTATATTAATTTAGCAGGTGGTTTCAGTGATAGGGCTGATGTATCAAGAGTTCTAGTGATTAATGCCAATGGCAAAGCGACTAAATATAGTGGTAGAAGTTCAGCAGATATTAAAGCAGGAGATTCGATTTTGGTTTTACCAAAAGTAGATAGTCAAAATTTACAAATCTTTAGCATGTTAACGCAAATTTTATACCAAATAGCTATTGCAACTAATGTAGTGTTAAATATATAG
- a CDS encoding CDP-glycerol glycerophosphotransferase family protein: MFWIYYFFGIWYYHKKKDYKKAQSYFLKALERQENHSKCNFKLGMSYFKLKQWKEANEFIFKALAVNPSKKSWKIQLRQTENHLNGMFFRPQKLWWKEVEDLKKQIQNKEKNFFICRELAIALENMKRYYEAANYYEQVIKLNDKKDSVLYYKLGYCYENKGHSSESNVELVQKYYNNAIKYDEKLDALKFGIGIFHEQHGLWKEANKAYLEYYKQIQSSENDDLLYKIAFSFEKLCDWDYAEVYYKKTLDVNYQRPYTHYRLALVLERQKKIEEAVKFYKEALRRSNTHKSHWYFHLCKCLNILNRYDESAKFLNESQIIQNKLCGLSENILKDKNLRRRVFYTECYENLEIIDNAILYESFHGKSMSCNPYAIFLYLLEKDEFKDYTHVWVVNNINNVKSKFKKLKNVIIVKKDSELYLKYITSVKYLINNSTFPEYFIRKTDQMYLNTWHGIPWKVLGKDIKGSFMEYKNVQRNFLHATHLIAPSKYTMDIMIKQHEIEFLNSSKKYLSGYPRVDISLNQTKSEKEELKSTLGIPLEKKVILYAPTFRGSFYDSEDVPNKKINELYNKIKDNFDEYCLIYRGHYSVKNENILHKNIIIPPVYIDTNELLGITDVLITDYSSVMFDFMSLNRPIIFFIYDYENYKNNRGLYFDISEISQEYCITIDDVINSLKNINYSKISCFYNQIKDYYFIKEKGQATKMTADFFFKDIIKNNLNIDYTNTKKNLLFYPGALMPNGITTSFKNFVNTFNQNGYNIHVSIDASSVEGHLERIEFFNEIKNKFLTLSSVGNMNYTFEEYFIYTYFLEHNNWQNQLAKTFFEKIFRREFRRMYGDAKIDSLINFDGYTRYWHFLFAINNIKQKIVFLHNNMQGEFDRKYPQLEQNFRCYDYYDKILSVSKQTNEENKKNLASKYNIDETKFDFLENTINCSEIVQKSNEKLDKKIENKYFKKDYKVFINIARLSIEKDHAKLIRAFSVIHKENPKTILLILGDGVLKNDLNNLIFKLKLQKSIFLLGRIPNPFPYLKKSDCFVMSSNHEGQPMTLLEALVLNKAIVATDIPGNISVLDNRGGLIVKNSVEGLIYGMKEFMENKINICDFNANKYNDYIIRKLEALLSQ; this comes from the coding sequence ATGTTTTGGATTTATTATTTTTTTGGTATATGGTATTATCATAAAAAGAAAGATTATAAAAAAGCTCAAAGTTATTTTTTAAAAGCATTAGAAAGACAAGAGAATCATTCAAAATGTAATTTCAAGCTTGGTATGAGTTATTTTAAGTTGAAGCAATGGAAAGAAGCAAATGAGTTTATTTTTAAAGCTTTAGCTGTAAATCCATCTAAAAAATCATGGAAAATTCAATTAAGACAGACAGAAAATCATCTAAATGGTATGTTTTTTAGACCACAAAAATTGTGGTGGAAAGAAGTTGAGGATTTAAAAAAGCAAATCCAAAATAAAGAAAAAAATTTTTTTATATGTAGAGAACTTGCAATAGCTCTTGAGAATATGAAAAGATATTATGAAGCAGCAAATTATTACGAGCAAGTGATTAAACTTAATGATAAAAAAGATTCAGTGTTATATTATAAATTAGGTTATTGTTATGAAAACAAAGGGCATAGTAGTGAGTCAAATGTTGAGTTGGTACAAAAATACTATAATAATGCTATTAAATATGATGAAAAACTTGATGCGTTAAAATTTGGTATTGGAATTTTTCATGAGCAACACGGACTTTGGAAAGAGGCAAATAAAGCATATTTGGAGTATTATAAACAAATACAATCTTCAGAAAACGATGATTTGCTTTATAAAATAGCTTTTAGTTTTGAGAAGTTGTGTGATTGGGATTATGCTGAAGTTTATTACAAGAAAACATTGGATGTAAATTATCAAAGACCTTATACTCATTACAGATTGGCTCTTGTACTTGAAAGACAAAAAAAAATTGAAGAAGCGGTTAAATTTTACAAAGAAGCTCTTAGAAGAAGCAATACACATAAGTCTCATTGGTATTTTCATTTATGCAAGTGTTTAAATATTTTGAATAGATATGATGAATCAGCAAAATTTTTAAATGAATCTCAAATTATTCAAAATAAGCTATGTGGATTATCGGAAAATATTTTAAAAGATAAGAATTTAAGAAGAAGAGTGTTTTATACTGAATGCTATGAAAATTTGGAAATTATTGATAATGCAATTTTGTATGAAAGCTTCCATGGAAAATCAATGTCATGTAATCCTTATGCTATATTTTTATATCTTTTAGAGAAAGATGAATTTAAAGATTATACTCATGTATGGGTTGTAAATAATATTAATAATGTAAAATCAAAATTTAAAAAATTAAAAAACGTTATTATTGTTAAAAAAGATAGTGAATTGTATTTGAAATATATTACTAGTGTAAAATATTTGATTAACAATAGTACTTTCCCAGAATATTTTATCAGAAAAACAGATCAGATGTATTTAAATACTTGGCATGGTATCCCTTGGAAGGTATTAGGAAAGGATATTAAAGGCAGTTTTATGGAATATAAAAATGTCCAAAGAAATTTTTTACATGCTACTCATTTAATAGCTCCTAGCAAGTATACAATGGATATTATGATAAAACAACATGAAATTGAATTTCTTAACTCTTCTAAAAAGTATTTAAGTGGGTACCCAAGAGTTGATATTAGTTTAAATCAAACCAAAAGTGAAAAAGAAGAGTTAAAAAGTACTTTGGGAATTCCGTTGGAAAAAAAAGTTATTTTATATGCTCCTACTTTTAGAGGAAGTTTTTATGATTCAGAAGATGTACCAAATAAAAAAATAAATGAATTATATAATAAAATTAAAGATAATTTTGACGAATATTGTTTGATATACAGAGGACATTATAGCGTTAAGAATGAAAATATATTGCATAAAAATATCATCATCCCACCAGTGTATATTGACACCAACGAATTATTGGGAATTACTGATGTGTTAATCACTGATTACTCTTCTGTGATGTTTGATTTTATGAGTTTAAATCGCCCTATAATATTTTTTATATATGATTATGAAAACTATAAAAATAATAGAGGGCTGTATTTTGATATAAGTGAGATCTCTCAAGAATATTGTATAACTATTGATGATGTAATTAATTCCTTAAAAAATATAAATTATTCTAAAATTTCATGTTTTTATAACCAAATAAAAGATTATTATTTTATCAAGGAAAAAGGCCAAGCAACAAAAATGACAGCAGATTTCTTTTTTAAAGATATTATAAAAAATAACTTAAATATTGATTATACTAATACTAAAAAAAATCTTTTATTTTATCCTGGTGCATTAATGCCTAATGGTATTACAACTTCTTTTAAGAATTTTGTAAATACTTTTAATCAAAATGGGTATAATATTCATGTGTCTATTGATGCATCTTCTGTTGAGGGACATTTAGAGAGAATTGAATTTTTCAATGAGATCAAAAATAAATTTTTAACATTATCTTCTGTTGGAAATATGAATTATACCTTTGAAGAATATTTTATATATACTTACTTTTTAGAGCACAATAATTGGCAAAATCAATTAGCTAAAACATTTTTTGAGAAAATATTTAGAAGAGAATTTAGACGAATGTATGGTGATGCTAAGATAGATTCTTTGATTAATTTTGATGGATACACAAGATATTGGCATTTTTTATTTGCTATAAATAATATAAAACAAAAGATAGTTTTTTTGCACAATAATATGCAAGGAGAATTTGATAGAAAATATCCACAGCTTGAACAGAATTTTAGATGTTATGATTATTATGATAAAATTCTTTCCGTGTCAAAACAGACAAATGAAGAAAATAAAAAAAATCTAGCTAGTAAATATAATATTGATGAAACTAAATTTGATTTTTTGGAAAATACTATTAATTGTAGTGAGATAGTACAAAAATCAAATGAAAAGCTAGATAAAAAAATTGAGAATAAATATTTTAAAAAAGACTATAAAGTTTTTATAAACATAGCAAGATTATCTATAGAAAAAGATCATGCAAAACTTATAAGAGCTTTTAGTGTTATACATAAAGAAAATCCCAAAACAATATTGTTGATTTTAGGTGATGGAGTTTTAAAAAATGATCTAAATAATTTAATTTTTAAATTAAAACTTCAAAAATCTATTTTTTTACTTGGTAGAATCCCTAACCCTTTTCCATATTTAAAAAAATCAGATTGCTTTGTAATGAGTTCAAATCACGAGGGGCAGCCTATGACATTATTAGAGGCACTCGTTTTAAATAAGGCTATAGTTGCTACAGATATTCCAGGAAATATTAGTGTGTTGGATAATAGAGGTGGTTTGATTGTAAAAAATAGTGTAGAAGGTCTAATATATGGTATGAAAGAATTTATGGAAAATAAAATAAATATATGCGATTTTAATGCAAATAAATACAATGATTATATTATAAGAAAATTAGAAGCACTATTATCACAGTAA
- a CDS encoding KpsF/GutQ family sugar-phosphate isomerase — protein sequence MIRIDAIKIAKEVFEIESKTILDLCNSLNENFSNAVELILSIKGRCVVSGMGKSGHIGAKIAATLASTGTPSFFMHPGEALHGDLGMLTSEDVLLAISNSGETEEVLKLIPVVKKRKIPLIVIAGNQNSTLAKQADIFINIAVKKEACPLQLAPTSSTTATLATGDAIAVALMKARKFKPDDFALFHPGGSLGKKLLTRVGDLMVSSNLPIVHPDSEFNELVDVMTSGKLGLCIVLENEKLVGIITDGDLRRALRANDKPRFDFKAKEIMSENPKTIEASAMASEAEELMLKHKIKEIVVTQDEKIVGIIQLYTIGNV from the coding sequence ATGATTCGGATAGATGCGATTAAAATAGCCAAAGAAGTTTTTGAGATAGAATCAAAAACTATTTTGGATTTGTGTAATAGTCTTAATGAAAATTTTAGTAATGCGGTCGAGTTGATTTTATCCATTAAGGGTCGATGCGTGGTAAGTGGTATGGGTAAATCAGGTCACATAGGAGCTAAGATAGCTGCAACTCTAGCTAGTACAGGTACTCCGAGCTTTTTTATGCATCCAGGAGAGGCATTGCATGGGGATCTTGGCATGCTTACAAGTGAGGATGTGCTTTTAGCTATTTCAAATTCAGGGGAAACTGAAGAAGTTTTAAAGCTTATACCAGTTGTAAAAAAAAGAAAAATTCCTTTAATAGTTATAGCAGGAAATCAAAACTCTACTTTAGCAAAACAAGCCGATATTTTTATCAATATAGCAGTGAAAAAAGAAGCTTGTCCACTCCAACTTGCTCCAACTTCATCTACCACCGCTACATTAGCTACTGGTGATGCTATAGCAGTGGCTTTAATGAAGGCAAGGAAATTTAAACCTGATGATTTTGCATTATTTCATCCAGGAGGAAGTTTGGGTAAAAAGCTTTTAACTAGAGTAGGTGATTTGATGGTGTCAAGTAATTTACCTATAGTACATCCTGATAGTGAATTTAATGAATTGGTTGATGTGATGACTAGTGGCAAGTTAGGACTTTGTATAGTACTTGAAAACGAAAAACTAGTTGGGATCATCACAGATGGAGACTTAAGAAGGGCTTTAAGGGCAAACGATAAGCCAAGATTTGATTTTAAAGCTAAAGAAATCATGAGTGAAAACCCAAAAACCATAGAAGCAAGTGCCATGGCAAGTGAAGCAGAAGAGCTTATGCTAAAACACAAAATCAAAGAAATAGTTGTCACTCAAGATGAAAAAATAGTAGGTATTATACAACTTTATACGATAGGGAATGTCTAA
- a CDS encoding ferritin-like domain-containing protein, with translation MKRNFFEELEKILYHKDLFEKINQFNKFYENFKSNLYDFDHSHEAIICENSQVKILHPMKIRRPKEANSILSLAKILHSVAHIEYSAINLALDASYRFKNLPLKFYQDWLEVADEEIKHFLLLEKTLNELGFKYGDFHAHDNLEKALFLTKDNLAHRMGIVHRGLEAKGLDANPFVLKKLNTTNHPIKSLFNEIFTTILNDEIKHVNKGDFWWNYAKKENDNYLDLCTKYRELNLLGKVYNKTARIQAGFKENELKELDDFYNKKDGG, from the coding sequence ATGAAAAGAAATTTCTTTGAAGAATTAGAAAAAATTTTATACCATAAAGATCTTTTTGAAAAGATTAATCAATTTAATAAATTTTATGAAAATTTTAAATCTAATTTGTATGATTTTGATCATTCTCACGAAGCTATTATTTGTGAAAACTCACAAGTTAAAATTCTTCATCCTATGAAAATAAGACGCCCCAAAGAAGCAAATAGTATTTTATCTTTAGCTAAAATCTTACATTCAGTTGCTCATATAGAATATAGTGCTATAAATTTGGCTTTAGATGCTAGTTATAGATTTAAAAACTTGCCATTGAAATTTTATCAAGATTGGCTTGAGGTGGCTGATGAGGAAATAAAGCATTTTTTACTTTTAGAAAAAACTTTAAATGAACTTGGTTTTAAATATGGAGATTTTCATGCACATGATAATCTTGAAAAAGCTTTATTTTTAACTAAAGATAATCTTGCTCATAGAATGGGTATAGTACATAGAGGACTTGAGGCAAAAGGACTTGATGCTAATCCTTTTGTTTTGAAAAAACTAAACACAACCAATCATCCTATAAAAAGCTTATTTAATGAAATTTTTACCACTATATTAAATGATGAAATTAAACATGTAAATAAAGGAGATTTTTGGTGGAATTATGCCAAAAAGGAAAATGACAATTACCTTGATCTTTGCACTAAATATAGAGAACTTAATCTTTTAGGAAAAGTATATAATAAAACAGCCAGAATTCAAGCTGGTTTTAAAGAAAATGAACTCAAAGAATTAGATGATTTTTATAATAAAAAAGATGGTGGTTAG